A single genomic interval of Wolbachia endosymbiont of Diaphorina citri harbors:
- a CDS encoding IS110 family transposase — MAKVKSKLEITNPNAAGIDVGSAVHYVCVPEGSDEQRIQKFSCFTEDLYNIAKWLKKCKVNTVAMESTGVYWIPLFQVLESHGFEVKLVNAKHIKNVPGRKSDVQDCQWIQQLHSYGLLQGSFRPDDQMCVLRSYVRQRKNLIENASTHTLRMQKALTQMNIQLHKVISDTTGVTGMQIIKAIIDGESNPEKLAELRDGRIKSDKSVIAKALAGNYRKEHLFTLKQEFELYNIYQEKVAECDRSIEEYYKTFETKSDESKKLGEEKNKYRKSKPNFALHEELYRVTGIDFTKIPGLDILTVQTIISEVGVNYNKWRSEKHFTSWLGLSPANKITGEKVFSTRTRKVINRAANAFRMAAHCVSRSNSGIGAYCRRLKKRLGAPKAITATARKLACIFYSMLKYGQEYVERGIDYYETRYKEKVVKNLIKKAQEFGYILVQQE, encoded by the coding sequence ATGGCAAAGGTCAAAAGTAAATTAGAGATAACGAATCCTAATGCAGCAGGAATCGATGTTGGCTCGGCTGTACATTATGTATGTGTACCCGAAGGAAGCGATGAACAACGTATACAAAAATTTAGCTGCTTTACGGAAGATCTCTACAACATAGCAAAATGGTTGAAAAAATGTAAAGTTAATACAGTAGCCATGGAGTCAACAGGAGTGTACTGGATTCCTTTGTTTCAAGTACTTGAATCACACGGATTTGAAGTAAAACTGGTAAACGCAAAACATATTAAAAATGTACCTGGAAGAAAATCAGATGTGCAAGATTGTCAATGGATTCAACAACTACACAGTTATGGGTTACTCCAAGGTTCATTTAGGCCAGATGATCAAATGTGTGTATTGCGTAGTTATGTTCGGCAACGTAAAAATTTAATTGAAAATGCTTCTACACATACTTTGCGTATGCAAAAAGCGCTAACACAAATGAATATTCAACTACATAAAGTTATAAGCGATACAACTGGTGTAACTGGAATGCAAATTATTAAAGCAATAATAGATGGTGAGAGTAATCCTGAAAAATTGGCTGAACTAAGAGATGGACGAATAAAAAGTGATAAATCTGTTATTGCAAAAGCATTAGCAGGAAACTATAGGAAAGAACACCTATTTACATTAAAGCAAGAATTTGAGCTATATAATATTTATCAGGAAAAAGTAGCAGAATGTGACAGGAGCATTGAAGAATATTATAAAACATTTGAGACAAAGTCTGATGAAAGTAAAAAGTTAGGTGAAGAGAAAAATAAGTATAGAAAAAGTAAACCAAACTTTGCTTTGCATGAAGAATTATATCGAGTAACTGGTATAGATTTTACCAAAATTCCTGGATTGGATATACTAACTGTACAAACTATCATTTCGGAAGTTGGTGTTAACTATAATAAATGGCGATCAGAAAAGCATTTTACTTCGTGGTTGGGGCTAAGCCCTGCTAATAAAATTACAGGGGAAAAAGTGTTTAGCACAAGAACACGTAAAGTCATTAATCGTGCCGCGAATGCATTTCGAATGGCTGCTCATTGTGTATCAAGAAGCAATAGCGGAATAGGTGCATATTGTAGAAGGTTAAAAAAACGACTAGGTGCACCAAAAGCGATTACTGCTACGGCAAGGAAATTAGCATGTATCTTTTATAGTATGTTGAAGTATGGACAAGAATATGTAGAAAGAGGAATAGATTATTATGAAACACGTTACAAAGAGAAAGTTGTAAAAAATTTAATCAAAAAGGCACAGGAGTTCGGTTATATCTTAGTTCAACAGGAATAA
- a CDS encoding ankyrin repeat domain-containing protein — MPEVTGQDSNKESRIENELQQDYEYELIKSLFMFPDKRHLVDIAEATKGSFDNLMCAWLVTTELTDSQAELDEGLLFIFSAMRSLSAGDSYRQLQRFLLNNKDNQDLKTVLNCRRGESSLTMLHIISSMAWARKQYDCAVSLLLEAGADPNIKNDKGRTPLHYATGPYSIAALLEKGADLNEEDNEKKTPLHHVAGVGCSEGVVLLLEKGAISDQGDKQGKTPLQVARDNHHEHIEKYFVTYKREKLGDKLRSIVETKDWFEDGSGYVLTKRQGSLRRKLLDIENNLESDLVVEDLKEFLDDFANDQDLRMVLNFRSNEGELQVHQHARNLDSFARSGTDERAKNQLKFEVKRLLLEADAINLKWLGCSEKEYWSRDLWSNLGPNRQTKLNAFLDKVSKTQNVSELERVVNEAILSGVRFNRRFSQGEERNFTDCVMERIGKLEKNPEVVSRIVCKLVSIGATLYNRDNMKVIDTLEFELLEPALEDHKKNVIKAYLDYLDSTLDFMEVIKGAVIDGMVRNAKIDNTTLYSEYSEDSAGQIKPVKPKRNFLAECTANFIYNFVEKSFLQL, encoded by the coding sequence ATGCCAGAAGTTACTGGGCAAGATTCTAATAAGGAAAGTAGAATAGAAAACGAGCTACAACAGGATTATGAATATGAATTGATTAAAAGTTTATTCATGTTTCCTGATAAGCGCCATTTGGTAGATATTGCTGAAGCTACAAAAGGCTCGTTTGATAATTTAATGTGTGCGTGGCTTGTTACAACTGAGTTAACAGACAGTCAAGCAGAGTTGGATGAGGGATTGCTATTTATTTTTAGTGCCATGAGATCTTTGAGTGCAGGAGATAGTTACCGACAACTTCAGAGGTTTTTATTAAATAATAAAGATAATCAAGATCTAAAAACCGTTCTTAATTGTAGAAGGGGAGAGTCTAGTTTGACGATGTTGCACATAATATCAAGTATGGCTTGGGCAAGAAAACAATATGATTGTGCTGTAAGTTTGCTTTTAGAAGCAGGAGCTGATCCTAATATCAAGAATGATAAAGGGAGGACACCCTTACACTATGCTACTGGACCTTATAGTATAGCTGCTCTCTTAGAAAAGGGAGCTGACCTTAATGAAGAAGATAATGAAAAAAAAACGCCTTTGCATCATGTTGCTGGTGTTGGTTGTTCTGAAGGCGTAGTTTTACTCTTAGAGAAAGGAGCTATTTCTGATCAAGGTGATAAACAAGGAAAAACTCCTCTGCAAGTTGCACGTGATAATCATCATGAACATATTGAAAAGTACTTTGTGACTTATAAGCGGGAGAAATTGGGTGATAAGTTACGCTCTATAGTGGAAACAAAAGACTGGTTCGAAGATGGTTCAGGTTACGTTTTAACTAAGAGACAGGGGAGCTTGAGAAGAAAGTTGTTGGATATAGAAAACAACTTAGAAAGTGATTTAGTTGTTGAAGATCTGAAAGAATTTTTAGATGACTTTGCGAATGATCAAGATCTAAGAATGGTTTTGAATTTTCGAAGTAATGAAGGAGAGTTGCAGGTGCATCAACATGCTAGAAATCTTGATTCTTTTGCTCGTTCAGGTACTGATGAAAGAGCAAAAAACCAACTTAAATTTGAAGTAAAAAGATTACTTTTAGAAGCAGATGCAATCAATTTAAAATGGCTAGGTTGTAGTGAGAAAGAGTATTGGTCTAGGGATTTATGGAGTAATTTAGGGCCAAATCGACAAACAAAACTAAACGCATTTTTAGATAAAGTCTCTAAAACTCAAAATGTGAGTGAACTAGAAAGAGTTGTAAATGAAGCTATACTGTCTGGAGTAAGGTTTAACAGAAGATTTTCTCAAGGCGAAGAACGTAACTTTACAGATTGTGTTATGGAAAGAATTGGTAAATTAGAAAAGAATCCTGAAGTTGTGAGTAGAATAGTATGCAAATTGGTATCAATAGGAGCAACGTTATATAATAGGGATAATATGAAAGTAATTGATACACTGGAATTTGAACTTCTGGAACCTGCACTTGAAGATCACAAAAAAAATGTGATAAAAGCTTATCTAGATTATCTAGATAGTACTCTAGATTTTATGGAAGTTATAAAAGGAGCAGTTATTGATGGTATGGTAAGAAATGCCAAAATAGATAACACTACTTTGTACTCAGAATATTCTGAGGATAGCGCCGGACAGATAAAACCTGTCAAACCAAAAAGAAACTTCCTAGCTGAGTGTACGGCAAATTTTATATATAATTTTGTAGAGAAGAGCTTTTTGCAGTTATAG